A window of Campylobacter ureolyticus contains these coding sequences:
- a CDS encoding glycosyltransferase family 2 protein, with amino-acid sequence MSNPLISVIVPVYNVEKYLKKCIQSIINQTYKNLEIILVDDGSSDNSGKICDEFAQKDNRIKVIHKTNGGLSDARNAGLDGMSGEWVSFVDSDDFISPYYVENLHYLVNKYDVDIAITSFVRFYNENTKLSSSKISNQEVLLHDSSDAVKNMLYGKYYSVSAWSKMYKKHLFCDNRFTKGKIYEDFELTPIVTSQSKKVAFCNVIDYFYYCRQNSITKSDFSEKNMQGYEALDSLDRYFSNNLSIKNVLKDIRALSPLIDLPKIKISSKNEKVLFDEVSKNINNKRLFILLFNKNINLKLKIKIIFFICFGCHAYAKFERMRLKRRINKMINNEKSGAVYE; translated from the coding sequence ATGAGCAATCCTTTAATTTCAGTTATCGTTCCAGTTTATAATGTGGAAAAATATCTTAAAAAATGTATCCAAAGTATTATAAATCAAACTTATAAAAATTTAGAAATTATCTTAGTTGATGATGGAAGTAGTGATAACTCAGGTAAAATTTGTGATGAATTTGCCCAAAAAGATAATCGCATAAAAGTTATTCATAAAACAAATGGTGGACTTAGTGATGCAAGAAATGCAGGGCTTGATGGAATGAGTGGAGAATGGGTAAGTTTTGTTGATAGTGATGATTTTATAAGTCCTTATTATGTAGAGAATTTACACTATTTAGTAAATAAATATGATGTAGATATAGCTATAACTTCATTTGTTAGATTTTATAATGAAAATACCAAATTATCATCAAGTAAAATATCGAATCAAGAAGTGCTACTTCATGATTCAAGCGATGCTGTAAAAAATATGCTTTATGGAAAATATTACTCTGTAAGTGCATGGTCTAAAATGTATAAAAAGCATTTATTTTGCGATAATAGGTTTACAAAAGGTAAAATTTATGAAGATTTTGAATTGACACCAATTGTTACTAGTCAATCAAAAAAAGTGGCGTTTTGTAATGTGATAGATTATTTCTATTATTGCAGGCAAAATTCAATAACAAAGTCGGATTTTTCTGAAAAAAATATGCAAGGATATGAGGCTTTAGATAGCTTAGATAGATACTTTAGTAATAATTTATCTATAAAAAATGTTTTAAAAGATATTAGAGCTTTATCGCCCTTAATAGATCTGCCTAAAATAAAGATTTCTTCAAAAAATGAAAAGGTTTTATTTGATGAAGTAAGTAAAAATATAAATAATAAAAGACTATTTATCTTACTTTTTAATAAAAATATAAATTTAAAATTAAAGATAAAAATTATATTTTTTATCTGTTTTGGTTGTCATGCTTATGCTAAATTTGAAAGAATGCGTTTAAAAAGACGCATCAACAAAATGATTAATAATGAAAAAAGTGGTGCAGTATATGAATAG
- a CDS encoding glycosyltransferase family 52: MNLFICTTPLQILICEKIIENYHNDEFELLLICNYNNKKLPFYADKMKPKSKNIFKTTIYQAGVYKNLNGLLKIKNMLKGKNYINIFTPQPKGLWIATILNNITYKNLYSFDDGVANLYYEGNFIYGKLVKLRLRNKIKKQIKYMLLGIKKDDFENYASILKAHYTIFPNMPNLIKNTKEIKLFKENFSDKQDRKKIIKLFLGQPIYEKDLEKNSILIQKLIEKFKIDLYLPHPREEYIIKNVKYIDTKLIAEDYIISQLQKDKTINFEIYGFFTTALFTLSNLNILKLNAIFMQNDEVFENVKSLYSIMQKLNIKVINL; the protein is encoded by the coding sequence GTGAATTTATTTATCTGCACTACACCACTTCAAATTTTAATATGCGAAAAAATTATAGAAAATTATCATAATGATGAGTTTGAATTGCTACTTATTTGCAATTATAACAATAAAAAACTTCCATTTTATGCAGATAAAATGAAACCAAAATCTAAAAATATCTTTAAAACAACCATATATCAAGCTGGTGTCTATAAAAATTTAAATGGTTTATTAAAAATAAAAAATATGCTAAAAGGCAAAAACTATATAAATATCTTTACACCTCAACCAAAAGGTTTATGGATAGCAACTATTTTAAATAATATAACATATAAAAATTTATATTCTTTTGATGATGGAGTTGCAAATTTATATTATGAGGGTAATTTTATTTATGGAAAGTTGGTAAAGTTAAGGCTAAGGAATAAGATAAAAAAACAGATAAAATATATGCTTCTGGGCATTAAGAAAGATGATTTTGAAAACTATGCTTCTATTTTAAAAGCCCATTACACAATTTTTCCAAATATGCCAAATTTAATTAAAAATACCAAAGAGATAAAACTTTTTAAAGAAAATTTTAGTGATAAGCAAGATAGAAAAAAAATTATAAAACTATTTTTAGGTCAGCCAATTTATGAAAAAGATTTAGAAAAAAATAGCATTTTGATACAAAAGTTGATTGAAAAATTTAAAATTGACCTTTACTTACCACATCCTAGAGAAGAATACATTATAAAAAATGTTAAATATATAGATACTAAACTAATAGCAGAAGATTATATAATTTCACAACTTCAAAAAGATAAAACTATAAATTTTGAAATTTATGGCTTTTTTACTACTGCACTTTTTACTTTATCTAACTTAAATATTTTAAAATTAAATGCTATTTTTATGCAAAATGATGAAGTTTTTGAAAATGTAAAGTCTTTGTATAGTATAATGCAAAAATTAAATATAAAGGTTATAAATTTATGA
- a CDS encoding oligosaccharide flippase family protein, giving the protein MNKFFKDSSIYVFGQIVANLPSFLLIPYLTRKLGADGYGVMSYYIFYMTLFGIFVGLCQDGAVARYFYFYGKRNLKSIVIVGYIYATFISFCILITAYFLNLKIIMLISLISLTQAMLSVQLAIRQCQKKPISYVVIQIATSFFIVFFTIFLLEYFSENLVFYRFLALFLANLLAVLLAYYFLKGYKIRFSKNNFKISFLYIFSFGFPLVFHHISGLLKGQFDRVLIYNSYSNAQLGIYAAAFNIALIFNVLLMCVNKATLPYYYEALKNKKLNGKKIRKLSLVFLPFSFLPVCIILLIPNTIFLWFLGGEFVGAKYYTALFILGFSFMPTYLVLVNYLFYYAKNKIISICSIISCIIYLIVLLITSKIDIKFIPLSMIISNLVMLPMLYYETIKIKEEK; this is encoded by the coding sequence ATGAATAAGTTTTTTAAAGATAGTTCTATCTATGTTTTTGGGCAAATTGTAGCAAATTTGCCCTCTTTTTTGCTTATACCGTATCTAACAAGAAAGCTTGGTGCTGATGGATATGGTGTTATGTCATATTATATTTTTTATATGACTTTATTTGGCATTTTTGTAGGTCTTTGCCAAGATGGTGCAGTGGCTAGATATTTTTATTTTTATGGAAAAAGAAATCTAAAAAGCATTGTAATAGTTGGCTATATTTATGCTACTTTTATTAGCTTTTGCATTTTAATAACTGCTTATTTTTTAAATTTAAAAATAATAATGCTAATAAGCTTAATATCTCTAACTCAAGCCATGCTTAGTGTGCAGCTTGCCATAAGGCAGTGTCAAAAAAAACCAATCTCATATGTGGTAATTCAAATAGCAACTTCTTTTTTCATAGTATTTTTTACCATTTTTTTATTAGAGTATTTTAGTGAAAATTTGGTATTTTATCGCTTTTTAGCTCTTTTTTTAGCAAATTTATTGGCTGTTTTGTTGGCTTATTATTTTTTAAAAGGCTATAAAATAAGGTTTAGTAAAAACAACTTTAAAATTTCTTTTTTATATATTTTTAGCTTTGGATTTCCACTTGTTTTTCATCATATAAGTGGACTTTTAAAAGGGCAGTTTGATAGAGTTTTGATTTATAATTCATATTCTAATGCCCAGCTTGGAATTTATGCAGCAGCTTTTAATATAGCTTTGATTTTTAATGTATTGTTGATGTGTGTTAATAAAGCAACTTTGCCATATTATTACGAAGCTTTAAAAAATAAAAAATTAAATGGAAAAAAAATTAGAAAATTAAGCCTAGTGTTTTTACCATTTTCTTTTTTGCCAGTTTGTATAATACTGCTTATTCCAAACACTATTTTTTTATGGTTTTTAGGAGGTGAGTTTGTTGGAGCTAAATATTACACAGCCTTATTTATCTTGGGCTTTTCATTTATGCCTACATATCTTGTTTTGGTAAATTATCTTTTTTACTATGCAAAAAACAAAATTATTTCAATTTGCTCAATTATCTCATGTATAATTTATTTGATAGTTTTACTTATAACTTCAAAAATAGATATCAAATTTATACCACTATCAATGATAATTTCAAATTTGGTTATGCTTCCTATGCTTTATTATGAGACTATAAAAATAAAGGAAGAAAAGTGA
- a CDS encoding choline/ethanolamine kinase family protein, with product MKKVVQYMNSVKIEQKFKEIFTDCKVNKIIFIGGMTNKNYLVVCNNDKFVFRLPRKNANSIINRVNEKNNQILSFKSGFNVETVYFNDKSGIKITKFLEEAKTLNPQTAREYIKEIGKDIKNIHSSNMPFTNHFDAFKEMDKYLSLLSSEYKNHKFLKDGLILFEKLKNKLIEINMDLYNKSFIYTPTHGDIVPENILAIKNPDNSIKKLYFIDWEYSGLNDPIWDVAFISVESNFNKQEDEKLIKSYGLKNDEVIKIDIFKSIQDTLWSVWGLAKMSAGEDLTSYVDNRFKQAFDRKIF from the coding sequence ATGAAAAAAGTGGTGCAGTATATGAATAGTGTTAAAATAGAACAAAAATTTAAAGAGATTTTTACAGATTGCAAAGTTAATAAAATTATTTTTATCGGAGGAATGACTAATAAAAACTATCTTGTTGTTTGTAATAATGATAAATTTGTTTTTAGACTTCCTAGAAAAAATGCAAATAGCATAATAAATAGAGTAAATGAAAAAAACAATCAAATTTTAAGTTTTAAGAGTGGGTTTAATGTAGAAACAGTTTATTTTAATGATAAATCAGGAATAAAAATAACTAAATTTTTAGAAGAGGCAAAAACTTTAAATCCACAAACCGCAAGAGAGTATATAAAAGAAATTGGTAAAGATATTAAAAACATCCATAGCTCAAACATGCCATTTACAAATCATTTTGATGCATTTAAAGAGATGGATAAATACTTATCTTTGCTTTCTAGTGAGTATAAGAATCATAAATTTTTAAAAGATGGACTTATCTTATTTGAAAAATTAAAAAATAAATTAATTGAAATAAATATGGATTTATACAATAAAAGCTTTATTTATACTCCAACTCATGGAGATATAGTTCCTGAAAATATTTTAGCTATAAAAAATCCTGATAATAGTATAAAAAAACTCTATTTTATAGACTGGGAATACTCAGGTTTAAACGATCCTATTTGGGATGTTGCTTTTATATCAGTTGAGAGTAATTTTAACAAACAAGAAGATGAAAAGCTTATAAAAAGTTATGGCTTAAAAAATGATGAAGTTATTAAGATTGATATTTTTAAAAGCATTCAAGATACTTTATGGTCTGTATGGGGACTTGCAAAAATGAGTGCAGGAGAAGATTTAACATCATATGTTGATAATAGGTTTAAACAAGCCTTTGATAGGAAAATATTTTGA